In Malassezia japonica chromosome 2, complete sequence, one DNA window encodes the following:
- a CDS encoding branched-chain-amino-acid transaminase (COG:E; EggNog:ENOG503NVAG), with protein sequence MSSTASNAVNAPDAKRLKSDVAPLDASRLTIERNSAPRNPPPSDKLVFGQTFTNHMLTVPWNVSTGWGEPKIQPYGPFTLDPSSVIFHYAPSLFEGLKAYRAPDGSVRLFRPDKNAERMNRSAERIALPTFDEDELVKLIKKTVEIDQDWVPSEPGFSLYVRPTLIGTQASLGVSPSSDAMLFIIMSPAGPYYSSGVKPVALEANPARVRAWPGGTGDAKLGANYGPCILPQREAAKKGYQQNLWLFGDEHYLTEVGTMNLFVVLKNDDGSFEVVTPPLNGMILPGVTRDSVLGLLRAHGKGESKLGELPAVHVSEREITMKEVEQAAEQGKLVEIFGAGTAVVISPVDKIGYMGKDIPVPVTESGFGPVADVILKTLSDIQWGKVSHPWSVAVSE encoded by the exons ATGTCGAGCACTGCTTCCAATGCTGTGAACGCACCTGATGCAAAGCGTCTCAAGTCCGATGTGGCGCCGCTTGATGCGAGCCGTCTGACGATCGAGCGCAACTCCGCACCCCGCAACCccccgccgagcgacaAGCTGGTCTTTGGCCAGACCTTTACCAACCACATGCTCACTGTCCCTTGGAATGTGTCGACTGGTTGGGGCGAGCCCAAGATCCAGCCGTACGGCCCCTTCACCCTGGACCCCAGCTCGGTGATCTTCCACTACGCCCCGTCGCTCTTTGAGGGCCTCAAGGCATACCGCGCGCCCgacggcagcgtgcgcctcTTCCGCCCGGATAAGAACGCGGAGCGCATGAACCGCAGTGCGGAGCGCATTGCTCTTCCG ACCTttgacgaggacgagctggtGAAGCTCATCAAGAAAACCGTCGAGATCGACCAGGACTgggtgccgagcgagccgggCTTCTCGCTCTACGTCCGTCCCACGCTCATTGGTACGCAGGCCTCACTGGGTGTCAGCCCCAGCTCGGATGCGATGCTCTTCATCATCATGTCGCCCGCCGGCCCCTACTACTCTTCCGGCGTGAAGCCTGtagcgctcgaggcgaaccctgcgcgcgtgcgtgcgtggcCCGGCGGTACGGGTGACGCAAAGCTCGGTGCGAACTACGGCCCTTGCATTCTCCCCCAGCGTGAGGCCGCCAAGAAGGGCTACCAGCAGAACCTGTGGCTCTTTGGCGACGAGCACTACCTGACCGAGGTCGGTACCATGAACCTCTTTGTCGTGCTCAAGAACGACGACGGCAGCTTCGAGGTGGTCACGCCCCCCCTCAACGGCATGATCCTGCCGGGTGTGACGCGCGACTCGGTCCTTGGTCTGCTCCGTGCGCACGGAAAGGGCGAGTCgaagctcggcgagcttccTGCTGTCCACGTCAGTGAGCGCGAGATTACCATGAAggaggtcgagcaggctgccgagcaggGCAAGCTGGTTGAGATCTTTGGTGCGGGCACTGCCGTGGTGATTAGCCCCGTGGACAAGATTGGCTACATGGGCAAGGACATCCCCGTGCCCGTCACCGAGTCTGGCTTCGGGCCTGTGGCAGATGTGATCCTCAAGACGCTGTCGGACATCCAGTGGGGCAAGGTGTCGCACCCCTGGTCGGTGGCTGTGAGCGAATAG
- a CDS encoding uncharacterized protein (COG:I; EggNog:ENOG503Q54M; MEROPS:MER0031570) produces MISLTAVLVPLFAVALLPFLFVLVVYSVAWTAYLLVAQQDPPPYALLGSAALARLIPFLPLAPLRCVKVVKASAQYVWACLWNIRIAHDWFLRYVYYTRAKERGEPIFDTIPYGIPFSRQVLDVYPAPRTAGPEPRSTLAAPEVTGLGIQRGVPVLVIVPAPILPSSILGHRKTYLQLALSMRKLGYCVVVPDITYYPASRIRQSVIDLRLALSWVGAHISSYGGNPASIYVMGFGLSAHLVSLTLIQEATVLSHTLVVNAIAHGEESSAGASPHGALQAEKREQVAMRLKNLEIYVPQVRLPHLAGVVLLAGVSDVVKEYRHEMEQGTEHLSYLRRSSGPSHGQCLLHSPAHLLVESRGIVDPSFLPPKFLLIHGGKDQVVPISHSTLLNTLLSEAGVKQVEMRAYRELGHLETLTSLLTIPCQKDSAYAPQLLADVREFIS; encoded by the exons ATGATCAGCTTAACCGCGGTGCTGGTGCCGTTGTT CGCTGTCGCTCTCCTTCCTTTCCTGTTTGTATTGGTAGTATACAGCGTGGCCTGGACGGCCTATCTCCTCGTGGCCCAGCAAGACCCACCGCCGTACGCACTGCTGGGCTCTGCTGCTCTTGCGCGGCTGATTCCCTTTCTGCCCCTTGCTCCGCTGCGGTGTGTCAAGGTGGTCAAAGCATCGGCACAGTACGTTTGGGCCTGCCTCTGGAATATTCGCATTGCGCACGACTGGTTCCTGCGATATGTATACTACACCCGCGCCAAGGAGCGGGGTGAGCCTATTTTTGATACCATTCCCTATGGAATCCCATTCTCTCGGCAAGTCCTCGATGTATACCCTGCACCGCGCACGGCAGGCCCCGAGCCACGCTCCACactcgccgcgcccgaAGTGACGGGCCTGGGCatccagcgcggcgtgcctgtGTTGGTGATTGTGCCTGCTCCGATCCTTCCCAGCAGCATCCTGGGACATCGCAAAACCTATCTTCAGCTTGCACTGAGCATGCGCAAGCTGGGCTACTGTGTCGTGGTCCCCGACATTACGTATTACCCCGCATCGCGCATCCGGCAGTCGGTAATCGAcctgcgcctggcgctcaGCTGGGTCGGCGCGCATATTAGCAGCTATGGCGGCAACCCCGCCAGCATCTATGTGATGGGCTTTGGCCTATCCGCGCACCTCGTGAGCCTGACGCTGATCCAAGAGGCGACCGTGCTCAGTCACACGCTCGTGGTGAATGCCATTGCGCATGGCGAGGAGAGTAGCGCCGGCGCTTCACCGCACGGTGCTCTCCaggccgagaagcgcgagcaggtcgccATGCGTCTGAAGAATCTCGAGATATACGTTCCCCAAGTCCGCCTTCCACATCTCGCCGGAGTCGTGCTCCTGGCCGGCGTGAGCGATGTGGTGAAAGAGTATCGCCACGAAATGGAGCAGGGTACCGAGCATCTAAGCTACCTACGCCGCTCGAGTGGCCCTTCGCATGGACAATGCCTCTTGCATTCCCCCGCACACCTGCTTGTGGAATCGCGGGGGATCGTCGACCCCTCGTTCCTCCCCCCCAAGTTCCTCCTGATCCACGGCGGAAAGGACCAGGTGGTGCCCATCAGCCATTCTACACTCTTAAACACGCTTCTTTCCGAGGCCGGCGTCAAGCAGGTCGAGATGCGCGCATATCGCGAACTCGGCCACCTCGAAACGCTGACAAGCCTCCTGACGATCCCCTGCCAGAAAGACTCGGCCTACGCACCCCAACTCCTCGCGGACGTGCGGGAGTTTATTTCCTAG